A region of Bacteroidota bacterium DNA encodes the following proteins:
- a CDS encoding DUF1801 domain-containing protein, protein MQSKANTIEDYVAELPEERQTALIQLRNTIVSNLPEGFEEKMTYGMIGYVVPHSIYPPGYHCDPKLALPFINIASQKNFIALYHMGLYANPELLHWFTSEYPKYAKTKLDMGKSCVRFKKMDDIPYALIAELIKKVSVKDWIENYEQNLQASKRSKE, encoded by the coding sequence ATGCAATCAAAAGCCAATACTATTGAAGATTATGTAGCCGAACTACCGGAAGAAAGACAAACGGCATTGATACAATTACGCAATACCATTGTAAGCAATTTACCTGAAGGTTTTGAAGAGAAGATGACCTATGGTATGATTGGTTATGTTGTACCACATAGTATTTATCCTCCGGGTTATCATTGCGACCCAAAACTGGCATTGCCTTTTATAAATATAGCTTCGCAAAAAAACTTTATAGCTTTATATCACATGGGGCTATATGCAAACCCTGAACTACTACATTGGTTTACGAGCGAATACCCTAAATACGCTAAAACCAAACTCGATATGGGTAAGAGTTGTGTGCGCTTTAAAAAAATGGATGACATACCTTATGCACTTATAGCTGAATTGATAAAAAAAGTAAGTGTGAAGGACTGGATAGAAAACTACGAACAAAACTTACAAGCCAGTAAAAGAAGTAAGGAATAG
- a CDS encoding M23 family metallopeptidase produces the protein MKLYKRIILLLGFGTLLLQVGGQVKPADLKTACEAFNLYNKQVRDALLSKEKAKSLFVEKMQAIIHAYTSLHQMDSMANPQLHFPLQGYTAKAIGGKNGNGYYGSSYSYFDGNKHKGHPAHDIFINDRNQDALDDKTLKPVAVVSVDYGVVIAMEQHWDTTSSLRGGKYIYIFNPQTKRIWYYAHCATIKVSLGDVVYAGQPIATVGRTGMNAFKKRSPTHLHLMLLALNKAGLPEPINCYSLLKNL, from the coding sequence ATGAAATTATATAAAAGAATAATCTTGTTACTTGGCTTTGGTACGTTGTTACTACAGGTTGGCGGACAGGTAAAACCTGCTGATTTAAAAACAGCTTGCGAGGCTTTTAACTTATACAATAAACAAGTAAGAGATGCTTTACTAAGTAAAGAAAAAGCAAAGAGTTTGTTTGTAGAAAAAATGCAGGCTATAATCCATGCTTATACAAGCTTGCACCAAATGGATAGTATGGCCAATCCGCAGCTTCACTTTCCTTTACAGGGTTATACCGCTAAAGCCATTGGTGGAAAAAATGGCAATGGTTACTATGGCAGCTCGTATAGTTATTTTGATGGCAATAAACACAAAGGACATCCTGCACACGATATATTTATCAATGATAGAAACCAAGATGCTTTAGATGATAAAACCTTAAAACCTGTAGCTGTTGTATCGGTTGACTATGGAGTGGTAATAGCCATGGAGCAACATTGGGATACTACGAGCAGTTTAAGAGGAGGTAAGTATATTTATATTTTTAATCCACAAACCAAACGCATTTGGTATTATGCCCATTGTGCAACTATTAAAGTAAGCTTAGGCGATGTAGTGTATGCAGGGCAGCCCATAGCTACTGTTGGACGTACAGGTATGAATGCTTTTAAAAAACGTTCGCCAACTCATTTACATTTAATGTTGTTAGCGTTGAATAAAGCAGGTTTACCGGAACCTATTAACTGTTATTCATTGTTGAAGAATTTATAA
- a CDS encoding DUF4846 domain-containing protein yields the protein MKYLLGCFCLLSIWLYAQQRTNTATLAQQAGTKVATRFVVPETYGRKVYAKGSFGDYLQQLALQPVGSKVLFYNGDIKPNQKVAAAVLTLDVGKKDLQQCADAVMRLRAEYLFAQKKYTAIHFNFTSGFVADYVKWAEGQRIKVKGNTCTWYNAGESDYSYKNFRQYLDIIFCYAGTLSLSKEMKKAKLDSIEVGDVFIKGGSPGHAVIVVDMAIQKSTGKRIFMLAQSYMPAQSMHVLVNENNGALSPWYETNESDMLYTPEWTFNWTDLKRF from the coding sequence ATGAAATACTTATTAGGTTGTTTTTGTTTGCTGAGTATATGGCTATATGCACAGCAGCGAACTAATACCGCTACTTTGGCACAGCAGGCAGGAACCAAAGTAGCTACACGCTTTGTAGTGCCCGAAACTTATGGAAGGAAAGTATATGCCAAAGGTTCATTTGGCGATTATTTACAGCAGTTGGCTTTGCAGCCTGTTGGGAGCAAAGTATTGTTTTACAATGGCGATATAAAGCCCAATCAAAAAGTAGCTGCAGCCGTATTAACTTTAGATGTAGGCAAAAAAGACTTACAACAATGTGCCGATGCCGTAATGCGCTTACGGGCCGAATATTTATTTGCCCAAAAAAAATACACAGCTATTCATTTTAACTTTACCAGTGGTTTTGTAGCCGACTATGTAAAATGGGCGGAGGGGCAGCGGATTAAAGTAAAAGGAAATACTTGTACTTGGTATAACGCAGGCGAGTCCGATTATTCCTATAAAAATTTCAGGCAATATTTAGATATCATATTTTGTTATGCAGGTACTTTATCATTGAGTAAAGAAATGAAAAAGGCTAAGTTAGATAGTATAGAAGTGGGCGATGTATTTATAAAAGGAGGCAGCCCCGGGCATGCTGTTATAGTGGTTGATATGGCTATACAAAAAAGTACAGGCAAGCGCATATTTATGTTGGCACAAAGTTATATGCCCGCACAAAGCATGCATGTGTTGGTCAATGAAAACAATGGTGCTTTATCACCTTGGTATGAAACAAATGAGAGCGATATGTTATATACACCGGAGTGGACTTTTAACTGGACCGATTTAAAACGTTTCTGA